TTTACTCTTAATCAGTTTCGTGTATGTAGATATTCAGACAGCCtctctttttttagtttatcCACTGAAAATGAAGCCAGCGGTGGAAATAACAGTGGTGCAAGGAGGAAAACAAAAGGTAAGAGCACCCACCATGCATTCAGTGTCATAACTCATTAATGTTATCCTCACAATTTCATCTGATCTTATTGATTTTTGGCATCAGGCACGATTGTGAAGCCTCGATACATGCAAACTGAAACAAAGGCTCCTTCAAAGGTAACAGACAGCAAAATAATGGGAAGAAACTGTATGTTATGTCTCCATAGTAATGTTATCCTTCAACATCTGTGCTGCTGTGTCTCATTTCtttgtatcattttatattaatatgagGGCTGGTGTGTTCTGTAGGGCAGTGTACAGCAGCAATCAATGCTGATGCCACCCAGACCATCCTCTCCCAGAGTAAGCAACCCGCGAAAGCCAAGGGAGGGCGTACTGTCCAGACGTACAATGAGCTGTCTGGCAGACAATGACTCTAACTGTGAGTGTTTGGCTAGACTATAGATGTGTCAAATGAAATATTCACTTTGCATTTGATCTACGTTGTCGAATAAGCTTTGTTTTATTAGATAAGTTAATGTTCCTTTCAGGATAATTGGTGAATGTGTTATTGAGCATGTAATGTTTTCTCATAGTGGTCGCCAGCATTCTGGAATCCTCAAATGTGGGAGGAAATGTCTTTCAGTCGACTGTTTTGGATGGTCACTGCATTCGTCCAGATTTTGATGTCTCTGTCATTAACGGTGTGGTAAAGTCTAGAGtaatatgatttttcttttttttttctttctttcttcaccAGACCTGTTTGCTTAGTGTTGATTATATTTTCCAGATAAAGTTGTGCAGCCAAACACAGTGGACCTGGATAATGACGAAAGGGACATAGCAATGGAGACGTTTATTTTGGCCTTCCTCACTGCTAAGGTCTGAGGTTAAGTTAATCTAATTTACTCAAAGTGCCTCACAAATTTACctatgatttgtttttaaaatggcaACATTTTCTCTTTAAATTTAATCAAAGATGGTCATTAGAATGTGCCTCACATAAATATaccatttgatttttttttattttatcaaaattatGGTGACATGACCTTAGTACTCACTGCTCCTGATGATACCTATCCTCAGACTTCAATACTTGATTTAGATCAATTAGGTTTCTTAAAAGTTATGGTGAAGTGTTAAggttataaattaaattaacttattttttttttattactaattctattcatatattataatatattaagaaaaaccatttaaatatttgtgttttaactACTATTAGATATAGTACAATATAAGGATTCCCAGTTGTGTCCCTAATTTTTGTAAGATATTTataaaaccattttatttatttatttttttacaaaaatccAGCAAACTTTTTACatccagggttattatagttaacaaaaaatttaaaattgaaactaaaatttaaaaccataaaaaaaaaaaccttttcattacctgaaataaaataaatgataaaatactttatttcagctaattgccaaggcaacatttctcattttaactgtttaacttgatgtactaaaataactgaaataaaatgtattgaaataaGGAGAGCTAGCAACACtaaacaaaaagaaatgacTACTAATGCATGTGTGATATGCAAATTATGAACattaatccaaaatatttttatgcataaatattttacatgtttctttctttttttgtcttaatgttatattttgtttgaaatgtgtatttaaagCCCTCGTTTGGTCAAGTTTTTATGTTTCTCTATCTAGATTGAGCATAATACCCGAAAATTTCGAGAGGAGGCTGAGAGGAATATTATGGCTGTGATGGAGAAAGAGCAGCAGTTATCAGCTCAAGTTAATCGCAAGAAACGACAGTATCTGCTGATGGAAAAGCAGAAACAGCTGAACAGTTTACTGGACTTACAGGTCATCTTCACACATTTAACACTGTGGCATAAATCTCCATGTTGACACATCTCACATTTGAGTCCCTCTTCTTTAATGCAGATGGAGGCTTTAGGTCCTGTTGCTGCTGCAGTAAACACATTTGCAGAGGACTACAAGTCATTTGCCACTGCCATTGATGCCACGAGACACAGTCTTCCTGTGAAGAACGTGGACATCGGAGAAGATGCCGACCAGTTTTTAAGTGAGATTTGCTTAACCTGAAGaggaaaaaatgttgttttgtagtcgatacaattttatattatattttactttctatctgaaaatgttttgtcaattcaattgatttttgatttttatagTGATTCCAACCCGgtttattgaataatatttcTCTTGCACAGACAAAGCTGTTGAATCTCTGAATCAGAGTGAGCATGTCTTGCAACATTATACAAAGGACATTCCCACTGATTGTGAGGCTTCAAAACAGTGTCTTAGACAGATGGAAGATACAGCTAATGCAATCAGCCAGCAGGTGACAAGGTAGGAGTGCTTCAGTCTCCATACAAGAAAGACTCGCACCTTACAGAGCTTGATATTTTCTCTGTGCTGTtctttatttaaactttaactgaatatgtatttggatttattttcattttaggacTTTTTCTGATCTTCTGGAGGTGTCCTCACTTGTAAGCCGAGAGACCGTTTTAATCGAGCAGTCATTGGAGGAAGAAGAAATCGGACCGAGCACAGCCCAGACTCTCTTTTGTCCCTCCACGCTGTGATACATTATCGCATTggtttacaattaaataaataacgcatgttaataatcaatttattttagatgtttatttcaTACATTTGCTGCATAATGATTAAAAGAATGTGTCATGTGTTCAGTCAGACTGGTGGTGgagtgcattttaaaaaaacaacaaccataTTGATTCATGTGTTTTGTTCAATGTTTTTATGgtctaaattgtttttaaatcaagaGCAACAACCCAAACAGCATTATTAGTATGTAGATGGAGGAATATGTGATACcatacttatattttattaataacttTAAAGTCCTTTTACACCTAACATTTAATTACCGCTAACTGAACTGACTTGTGAAGGGAATTATGAAGTAAATTATGGTTGTTGCTTTTCATGCTCGGATATGCAATCCacttttcctaaaaaaaaaacaaaatctatttcaagaaaataatacaataatgcaaacacacattttaGGAATCTAGAACATTTCCAGGAACAGTATATACATCTTAGAATGATTATATATATGAGAGATAATCATTCATGCACAGTGTAACATTTCCACATAGTACAAAACAGGAAGGAACGGGGAAAAAGCAAAACGGTTATCAATCGCGGTACACGGAAGATCtcatatttcttcaaaaaagtatatatttttattaatagcGATTTGATTAAATGTTATACTTCACATAAGAAATCTATAAGAGTAGGTATTTTCTTAAGAAACctttgtaaaaaaatttaaaaaatcccaCAAGGATAAGAAAGTAGATTCTGAGATTTGTTTTCGttttcaaaacaacaaacaacatcTTTAATGTGTAAATTACAAAGCATAATAAATACGTTGCCCTTGTCGGATATGACGTACAATTGCATGAAACCCGGCGACCAATCGGAGCTGTCTTTATGGCTCTGGACCCGACCAATGAACAAAACAGCCATGAGCATCGGGTGAGTCTCCGAAaagcttgtttttgttttgattaacGCACGATGATATGCCATGAACACATTATGTTTAAATACCAGTCAGAAAGCCTAACTTAACCATTTGATACAAAGAGTGTCCGCAGACAGAAACAGTCTCCGTTCGTACAGTATAAAGCAGAACATACAAGTAACTTGGCAGGTTACAGAATGCACATGTCAGATTGTTATAATTGCATAACATGCGGTTTGGAAATAATCCGTTTTCAGTCATAAACGCGATGCATTTATGTCAGTAAAGAGAAAAATTATTCGAAAAGGTCGCAGTGAGCATCTTCCAGACCTTTCTGCAATACTTGAAActaatgtgaccctggaccacaaaaccagtcataagcgtcaatttttggaaatttagatttatgcttcatctgaaagctgaataaataagctttccatggacgtatggtttgttaggacaatatttggccgagatacaactatttgaaaatctggaatctgagggtgcaaaaaaaacaaaaaaacaaatccaaatattgagaaaatcgcctttgaagttgtccaaatgaacttcttagcaatgcatattactaatcaaaaactaagttttgatatatttacggtaggaaatatacaaaatatcttcatgcaacatgatctttacttaatatcctatatgatttttgtcataaaaaaaaaatctataattttgacccatactttgtattgttggctattgctacaaatatatgactcgttttgtggtccagggtcacatatatcaaagtttttttattttaataaatagaataatttTCTATTCTATATATCTATTCAGCAATATGGTCTAATAATTATTGAGTGTCAGATAATTCTGAATCACCTGCAGCAGTCATTAGCAGCTGCTGTCAGTTTGTcatacattatacatttatttgtatgtctTCTGTCTTGTTTAATGTTCAGGTGGCATCAGTCCAGGAGGGGCCGAGGACACAGGCATAAGGAGCAGGGTCGAGCGAACAGGGAACGTGTGGTGGAGCAGAAAGCTGAGGACCCAGTGCCTCATGGCACCTGTATGACTATGTGTCCTGCCTATGAAATACGCCAGCGGGAAGCACAGAATCGCCTGCACAGGTTTGAGGTGGTGGCCGGCACAGAGCGGGAACGTTTGCCGCCTGCTGATGTCTCACGTGCCGTCAAAGAGTATTCAAGACCTGCCGCGGGGAAAGACTCCACGAGAGCCAGCGACCTTCGACCGCCATCTGTGCTTTTAAAGACTGTGTGTTACCTAGTCGATGACATTGCAGCTTCTTCTACTTTTCAGCCGTGGACAGAGGTATGAAAATGGCATTTTGTCATTCCTTTATCTGTAATATGATGGGCATTTCAAGCCTGTCTTGTTTATGACCCACAGGTCTACAGTTTCGTGTTTGACCGTCTGCGCAGCGTTCGACAGGACATGATTATCCAGCGTGTGTCGGGGCCGGACTGTGTGGCCGTGCTGGAGAAAAGCGTGCGTTTCCTTCTCTACGCCTCCTACAGACTCTGCGGGCAGCAACTTCAGTATTTTGACCCGCGCATCAATGACACTCACCTGCAGGAATGCTTGAGCTGGTTGCTGGAGAGCTACAGAGATGGGAAGCACCAGCATCAAGACGAGTTTCAGGCATTGAGTCTTCTCTATAACTTGGGTAAGTGAGGAAGCTGCTAGAGCTCTCAGTGTATTGATTCACTGTaaggttttttgttgttgttgatttgttccatttttaatgatttttttataaataggtTTCAACTGTATGACTAAAATCTTGTATTAATCAAAAACTGCTAAGGAGAAATAATGGAATgacagttttaaaaatatatattttttactattatttacaACAGGATTTGCATTGTCATGGGTTCAAATaaagtggtaacactttattttagggtctctttactatttgcttattagcatgcatattactagaatattagccatttattagtactaattaagcacatattaatgccttattctacatgatcttattctgcatccctaatcctacccaatacctaaatttaacaactaccttactaactattaataagcagcacattaggaatttattgagggaaaagtcgtagttaatagtgaataagtgttccctattcttaagtgttaccaagattttttttatgagaCGATAAAAACAACTTTGTGTATCAAAACCACTCCtttctttggaaaaaaaaaacctacatttcTTTTAAGTTTTGAATCTGTGACAgctgaattaaacattttgtcTGTCAAAAGAAAATACATGATAAGGATTACACGGGAGTATTTATGAGAAACCTGCAGAGGTCCAGAgagtacacacacatttcctGATAAAACCCACACTATCGGATGTTTTGGCTATATCATCACTTTCCGAGAAGAAGGAGAAAATGGTGCTCTGGACGGCTTCAACATGCTGTCTGTCAGAGACCGTAACATacctaataaatatatttgttcttCGCTTAAAATTGAAGTAGTTTGATCCATATCTTCACAGCTTTTTAACTGATTAAGGCAGTTGTttgataaaatgttgtttaattttttgaTAAAAGATCATACAACTTTACATGATTTTCTTACATTAATTTAACCCTTAGCAGGTTTTGTCAGGTAAGCCGCATTGCCCCTTTAATCTAGGAAATGTAAAAAGATGTACATGAAATTATtagaatttttctttttttttttttttggcaagtCAAAGTAAATTTTCTGCATAACTggtaatattaattttatgtcCAAGCAAATGTATACAGGTCTGGTGAATTGCTAATGAATAAATCCTGAATATTTCACCTTTTTcctgaataataaataatagtgtGTAGCAAAATAATAGTTTGGAATGGTATTAGGtgtgtttttataattaaaactaaaacaaaaatgatgaaaaactatgttaattgaaataaagctgaaataaatattagatgaaaaacttaaaaaacaaaacttagaAATGTTGGCAAGTAAATTAGAAACTAATGAAAaggacaaaagcacataactaaattattaaaacttaaactaaaattaaaatgaaatatgaaaataactgctaaatattaataaaaactataatagtatttataaaacattctAGTCAAGTTCCAGTCCTTGATTATGATTGGTTGAGCCATTGTAAATTATTCTAGATTTTTGTCGGATTTTGTTGTGAATTTCTTCTTAATTGGTGGGCTAAGCGCATGCTAACCCTTTTATACAAGCAGTAAAACCCAGTTAAGCCATAGTTTACATTGAATTAAGAACAGCTAAGGGGTTTTAGACACTCTGCTCCTTGTCATAACAACACCCCTTATCTGTTGTAAATTtactgtaaaccacggcttcactgggcttattgctttaataaataacactaaaattaAGTGTACATTGtgttttttcacatttacattaatgCTTCTGCACATATTTCACTGCTTACTTTGTCACACTTAAatggttagttcacccaaaaatttgaattctgtcattaattaatcatcctcatgtcgttccaaacccgtaagaccttcgttcatcttggaacacaaattaagatatttttgatgcattccgagagctttctgacccacaatagacagcaagggtccttacaagattaaggctcagaaacgtagtaaggagatcgttaaaataatccatgtgacatcagtggctcaaccgtaattttacaaagctacgagaatactttttatgagcaaagaaaacaaaaataatgactttattcaacaatttgtctcctctgcgtcaccctatagcaccattttggagagtatcgcatacgtaaacaacgtatgctgttctgtatCAGCAGCACCGTACGCAGATACGCTGTTTACGTCGTTTCCAATTTGATCTGAACATAAACATGGTATACGCGTACATACGTttcatacgttgtttacgtatgttatactctccaaaatggcgctatagggtGATGCAGAGGAAACGAATTGTtgaaaaaagtcattatttttgttttctttgtgcataaaaagtattctcgtagctttgtaaaattacggttgagccactgatgtcacatggattattttaacgatgtccttgatgcgtttctgagccttgatcgtgtaaggacccttgctgtctatgggagggtcggAGAGATctctcggaatgcatcaaaaatatcttaatttgtgttccaagatgaacgaaggtctaacgtgtttggaacgacatgaggctgagtaattaatgacagaattctcatttttgggtgaactatctctttaagtgTACATATGGTAAAAGCCACTAATGGAGTTCTAAAAgagataaacagatcaactgttatatttttttcatgttttcaggTTCATCTCAAGCCATTCAACATGTTCTTGAGCTGCCCGAGAGGATACGCAGCTCTCCGGCTGTTCAGCTGGCTCTGGCTGTGAGCAGAGCACATATGGAGCGCAACCCAGTTCGGCTGCTCCGTCTAGCCCAGAGACTGGACTTCATTCAGGTCTGTGCCGTCCACCGATACCTGCTGCCCTGTAGAAGAGACCTGCTCCTGCTCTACAGCCACGGACACAGCAGCCGCAACTGCCGCTACCCGCTCCAGAGACTGGCACGCCTCCTCTTTCTGAAAGACGCACTGGCTGCGGAGCTGTGCCAGGTGTGTGGCGTAAACGTCACTGAAGAGTGGGTGAACTTCTCTAAGAGCTCCTTCACTGATGCCTCGTCTGGAGATCTGCAGTGCAGATGTATGCATGAGCCGCTGGATGACGAGCAGTGGAACTGTTCTGCTGGCTGCGTGATTCATGGCTGTGTCTGAAACCTTTACACACCGTTGTTCATTTGGACTGTTTGTTTCtctcccttttattttttgggtcatgtcatgtttgtgtttttttttaataatgaatatttCAGAACAATTTCCCACTTCTGAATTGGTCCAAAAACCTGTGCATTTTCAATAAAGCTttcatttttttgcataaaCTTGGCAAACGCAGGGTTTTTCAGTGGCCTGACTTACAGACCTCAAAACTACATATGATCAGCTCTTCATGGTGCTGGTTAAATCATTTTCATCTGCAAATAAAGAGACGGAGGGGTGTTAACACTGATGGGAGTTATTCACTGACCACTAGAAGTGGGCAGACACTCGCTTGACGACTGATTGACagccattttaaatatatatgtcataatacatttacatataattttgtgcattttttttgtttgtgctttgtttttaacttttaacaCTGAATTATTTAGTTTATCATGAAATATGAATTGTTTTCAAGTAGTTGTATGAATAAACTGTTTTTTAGTGTCTACTTTATCCGCTATACATATAACATGTAGATTTCACtaacaatttattaatattaatttattaatttaatattaaagctgcatatttattacatacatttattagttgttgtttttttttttaaattattattaaaaagtcttaaattacTCCTAAGTCAATAAATTTGGTTTTTGGGATTTGCAATGCAAAAAACTATCTACAAAACTATTGTGAGTTTGCAGGTTGGAATagctttatttctttaatacttcttaattactttatttcttttaatagtATCTGCTCAGCTTTTGAGATCATTTTGCTGTAATTttacacaatttattattttacattcataaaCAAATCTTCtcttgtttgtgtatgtgcGTGTATGTATTGGTGTGTTTCAAGCATAATAATTACACATTACTTAGCACTTTTTGGATATGATATGATGTACAGCTGCAGGAAAACCAATCAGAGCTGTCTTCCCTGCAAGTGATGTCTAAGCAGTTGAGTAGCATGTGAATCTTCCAAAagcttgtttttatttcaatgaatgCATTGTGATATGCCATGAATGTATTATTAAAGCAGTAGCCAGAAGCATGTGGTAGACAGCTGGAATAAAGAGACATATAGGGAGACACTTATTCAATATTCAGCCTGGgcattgaaaacagaaaatatggaAGCAGAAGGATCCGCATAGGGCACACCAATCTAAATTCTTCCCTGCACACCACAGGGAAAAGTGAGTCAGATTGCTGCACTTATTGTGAAATGTCAGAAACAGCTAAACATGTAATTCTACAATATTGTGAGTCATATACAAGACAAAGGAAACAGCTTGTtgataaattaagaaattaatatattaacattaaaggataTTTCAGAATGCACAGAAACAGCTATGGGTATATGATGCTCTACTTACATATTTGCGCGAGATACAGATCTGATTAGAAGGATTTagttatgtttttgttgttgttgttgttgttttttccccattcCTCCATCTGAACTTCTCACTCCATCCCAGTAGGTGGCGGAAATGCCAACCGccataaaacacaaaagaagaagtgcatgttttttttgttttttttaattcagtttcatTATACAAAAGCATAGGGCAATGTTTTACATCTCAAAGCATTCaaaacagaacaacaacaacaaaatgaatacaaacatataaattaaacaataaaatgaaaagaggataataaaataaaacaaaaatttataCATACATTAGGGCAGTTACATAAATTTGAAAAGCTTTagaatttgtattgtttttataagCTTCTTATTTGGTGATCTCATATTAGAAATGGTTTCAAAGtatgttttaagatcagtgtaacaaaatgtaatatatgatGGTTTCTTTTGAATTACTTCTGACTTATGAATATAAAACTTTGCTAAAATAATTAACAGATTGataatgtaaatttgtttatcAGAAAAAAGATGGGTTttgaaaacaaagtaaaatatCACGAGGTTCTAAATTAAGggctttgtttactttttttgttatgTCTACTTTAAAGTCAAGCCAAAATGAAATAGAAAAAgggcaaaagaaaaataaatgttcaatatCTTCaacatatattttacaaaaggtAAATTTATCGCAAACACAAGAAGAAGCGCATGTgttacaagtttttttttttaaagtggaaaTATAGAATTGCATcaattacagtacagtaatacagaatcagtgtttttatccaaagatcCTGAAACAGGATATGATGGTGCAGCAGTATATATCCCAATGAGTGATTTAGAGTAACCAATCATTTTTCAGTATGTATGCAACAGCAGTGGATAGAggagaagaaaataaataacactgtcattGAATCAGACACTTGAAAGTATAAGATCTGGCAAGTCATCATTTAGGATGGATATTATCAATGAGATATTCCGTATGAAGTACAATAGGCCTATAAAAGTTGTGGGCAGGTATATCTACACATTTCATTTGGGTTGAGGGAAATGAGAAGGTGGATATTTTGGCTAAACAAACTCTTAAAGCAAGTAGATCTACAAGTCCCATTAAGCAGAAGCTAAAGTACTAATAAGAACATATGCATAATCAGTATGGCAGCAGGTATACTGAGATGACAATGAAatggctctgtgtgtgtgtgtgtgtgtgtgtgtgtgtgtgtgtgaaatatgatactcaaccaaaaacacatgcaaatatgtGCATTTGTAAATAGGCACAGACCATGTTTAAGGGAACAGCAAAGTGACGAACATGGCTGAGAcctattaattaaaattaaaataaataaatacatttattatattaaaaataaatcataacaaAAAATGGTTACTATATAAACCGTGGTAACCAtgcacaaattaaccatggaattactacactaaccatagtttaaccatgcaTTTGTACAATTGTGGTTACATAATggtaatcaaaaataaaaataaaaacatggttaattttcattttgttgaggTAATATTGTTGTGGTCTGTGCTACTTGCACGtttctgtatttgtttgtgttgtgagtatttgcagcgcatttctttatttgtttgtgttgtgaggaTTTGCAGCATGTtttgtatttggttgtgttgcaAGCAGCATATGTGCTGTCAAActcatgaagatgttttcttaattgtctggtgctttttctatttgcatgtgttttctgaagttgcagcgcgttgagctctttTGGTCACCGTACATATGTGTTTTAttgttgagtatcatatttATACATCAGACTTCTATGGCTCAAATGCAATTCATTGCAATGGTAACTGAGAGatggacaaaataaatgttcCCCAAAAGCCTGTTGTGTCACATTGGACATGTACATTAacatgaaaaaatgtaaaaagaagttttaatttttaacatttaaaaaatggtgTATGAATAATCATGTAAACccaagttgcttcagtccagtaaatgTTTATCTTACATTTTTGTTATGAAAATCTTTGAAGAtttctgagcaaaaaaaaaaagtataaactatcaatcagaaaAAAGAAGGCATGAAGTAGATCATGTACAACAGGTTATTCAGTAAAGTTTTGGTCTATAATGTATAGGCCCTAgaaatttgtatattaaatattatacagCTTACAGactattttcataaatatactTATTGTTCAAAAGAATTTTACAAAGAATGTTTAGTTTAAACATTCTCATCTAAAATgttgtaatatgcattgccaaATAAGCATTCTTTTTCAGTTAATTTAAAGGGGTGACGTATCCTGGGGGATACAAAcatgaaaatcaaaaataaaagtcatgAAGCCAGCTTCTTTAAGCCAAAGT
This sequence is a window from Onychostoma macrolepis isolate SWU-2019 chromosome 23, ASM1243209v1, whole genome shotgun sequence. Protein-coding genes within it:
- the haus8 gene encoding HAUS augmin-like complex subunit 8; the protein is MASKKPLNIRKVEKTASSDSKNLSTENEASGGNNSGARRKTKGTIVKPRYMQTETKAPSKGSVQQQSMLMPPRPSSPRVSNPRKPREGVLSRRTMSCLADNDSNLVASILESSNVGGNVFQSTVLDGHCIRPDFDVSVINDKVVQPNTVDLDNDERDIAMETFILAFLTAKIEHNTRKFREEAERNIMAVMEKEQQLSAQVNRKKRQYLLMEKQKQLNSLLDLQMEALGPVAAAVNTFAEDYKSFATAIDATRHSLPVKNVDIGEDADQFLNKAVESLNQSEHVLQHYTKDIPTDCEASKQCLRQMEDTANAISQQVTRTFSDLLEVSSLVSRETVLIEQSLEEEEIGPSTAQTLFCPSTL
- the sac3d1 gene encoding SAC3 domain-containing protein 1 isoform X1 — its product is MKPGDQSELSLWLWTRPMNKTAMSIGWHQSRRGRGHRHKEQGRANRERVVEQKAEDPVPHGTCMTMCPAYEIRQREAQNRLHRFEVVAGTERERLPPADVSRAVKEYSRPAAGKDSTRASDLRPPSVLLKTVCYLVDDIAASSTFQPWTEVYSFVFDRLRSVRQDMIIQRVSGPDCVAVLEKSVRFLLYASYRLCGQQLQYFDPRINDTHLQECLSWLLESYRDGKHQHQDEFQALSLLYNLGSSQAIQHVLELPERIRSSPAVQLALAVSRAHMERNPVRLLRLAQRLDFIQVCAVHRYLLPCRRDLLLLYSHGHSSRNCRYPLQRLARLLFLKDALAAELCQVCGVNVTEEWVNFSKSSFTDASSGDLQCRCMHEPLDDEQWNCSAGCVIHGCV
- the sac3d1 gene encoding SAC3 domain-containing protein 1 isoform X2 translates to MTMCPAYEIRQREAQNRLHRFEVVAGTERERLPPADVSRAVKEYSRPAAGKDSTRASDLRPPSVLLKTVCYLVDDIAASSTFQPWTEVYSFVFDRLRSVRQDMIIQRVSGPDCVAVLEKSVRFLLYASYRLCGQQLQYFDPRINDTHLQECLSWLLESYRDGKHQHQDEFQALSLLYNLGSSQAIQHVLELPERIRSSPAVQLALAVSRAHMERNPVRLLRLAQRLDFIQVCAVHRYLLPCRRDLLLLYSHGHSSRNCRYPLQRLARLLFLKDALAAELCQVCGVNVTEEWVNFSKSSFTDASSGDLQCRCMHEPLDDEQWNCSAGCVIHGCV